One Streptosporangium sp. NBC_01495 DNA window includes the following coding sequences:
- a CDS encoding twin-arginine translocase TatA/TatE family subunit gives MADLGLSELLIIVAVFVLLFGSARLPGAARSVGRSLRIFRAEVTRPDDASPPPGGTGDRDEPPPASPASP, from the coding sequence ATGGCCGATCTGGGACTGTCCGAGCTGCTCATCATCGTGGCGGTGTTCGTCCTGCTGTTCGGTTCCGCGAGGCTGCCCGGCGCCGCCAGGTCGGTGGGCCGCTCCCTGCGCATCTTCAGGGCCGAGGTGACCAGGCCGGACGACGCCTCCCCGCCCCCCGGCGGGACCGGCGACCGGGACGAGCCGCCGCCCGCCTCGCCCGCCTCCCCCTGA
- a CDS encoding primosomal protein N': MTHASPSPDDDALLPLDAVRERPAPGGPARARGGTGKAARPARVVRAAGTARPAGVAEPVRGVPEPAAELPVARVVVDTPLPHLDRLFDYLVPAPLDAAAVPGTRVRVRFAGKLVDGFLLERVETTEHEGKLTRLERIVSAEPVLTPEIAALARAVADHYAGTMADVLRLAVPPRHARVEAETPAPAPQDPARGVGTGPGPWADYPEGEAFLAALARGGSPRAVWTALPGTGENGPGWPEAVAVAVRETLRGGRGALVVLPDGKDVALLDAALSAVLEPGAHVALTADLGPAERYRRWLRVARGQVPVAAGTRGAAFAPVRDLGLAVIWDDGDDLHSERLAPYPHAREVLALRAHRARAGLLIGGYARTAEATQLIAAGWAGPIVATRETVRTRAPRVRPAGEDSELARDEAARAARLPSLAWRTLRAGLESGPVLVQVPRRGYLPALACQSCRAPARCGHCGGPFALRGGHVAPYCRWCGRIAGDWRCPSCGGVRVRALVVGARRTAEELGRAFPSVPVRTSGRDGVLATVGAGRALVVATPGAEPVPEGGYAAAVLLDGWALLGRPDLRAAEETLRRWMNAAALLRTSAELVVLADSSLAAVQALLRWDPVNHAERELADRTELGFPPAVKMATLTGSPAAVREMIGEMILPPEAQVLGPVPVASPKGDQVRERAMVRIARGSGSALATALKGAAGVRSARKAPEVVKVCIDPLDVI; encoded by the coding sequence GTGACCCACGCCAGCCCCTCGCCGGACGACGACGCCCTGCTGCCGCTCGACGCCGTCCGTGAGCGGCCCGCGCCCGGCGGTCCCGCGAGGGCGCGGGGCGGCACCGGCAAGGCCGCCAGGCCGGCCAGGGTCGTCAGGGCCGCGGGGACGGCCAGGCCGGCGGGGGTGGCCGAGCCGGTCAGGGGGGTGCCGGAGCCGGCCGCCGAGCTGCCGGTCGCGCGGGTCGTCGTCGACACGCCGCTGCCGCACCTCGACCGGCTGTTCGACTATCTCGTCCCCGCCCCCCTGGACGCCGCCGCCGTGCCGGGGACCCGGGTCCGCGTCCGGTTCGCGGGCAAGCTTGTCGACGGCTTCCTTCTGGAACGGGTGGAGACCACCGAGCACGAGGGCAAACTGACCCGCCTGGAGAGGATCGTCTCCGCCGAGCCCGTGCTCACCCCGGAGATCGCCGCGCTGGCCCGCGCGGTGGCCGACCACTACGCCGGGACCATGGCCGACGTCCTGCGCCTGGCCGTCCCGCCCCGCCACGCCAGGGTCGAGGCCGAGACCCCCGCCCCGGCCCCCCAGGACCCGGCGCGGGGAGTGGGAACGGGACCCGGGCCGTGGGCGGACTACCCGGAGGGGGAGGCGTTCCTGGCGGCCCTGGCGCGGGGGGGCTCCCCCCGCGCGGTGTGGACCGCCCTGCCCGGAACCGGGGAGAACGGGCCGGGGTGGCCGGAGGCGGTCGCGGTTGCCGTCCGGGAGACCCTGCGTGGGGGCAGGGGGGCCCTCGTGGTGCTTCCCGACGGCAAGGACGTGGCCCTGCTCGACGCGGCCCTGAGCGCCGTCCTGGAGCCCGGCGCGCACGTGGCGCTCACGGCCGACCTGGGGCCCGCCGAGCGCTACCGGCGGTGGCTGCGGGTGGCCAGGGGGCAGGTGCCGGTCGCGGCCGGGACCAGGGGCGCGGCGTTCGCCCCGGTCAGGGATCTCGGGCTCGCGGTCATCTGGGACGACGGCGACGACCTGCACTCCGAGCGGCTCGCCCCCTATCCCCACGCCAGGGAGGTTCTCGCCCTGCGCGCCCACCGGGCGCGGGCGGGCCTGCTCATCGGGGGATACGCCCGTACGGCGGAGGCCACCCAGCTCATCGCGGCGGGCTGGGCCGGGCCGATCGTCGCGACCCGCGAGACGGTCAGGACCAGGGCGCCGAGGGTCCGCCCGGCGGGGGAGGACTCGGAGCTGGCCAGGGACGAGGCGGCCAGGGCCGCCCGGCTGCCCAGCCTCGCCTGGCGGACCCTGCGCGCCGGGCTGGAGAGCGGCCCCGTGCTGGTGCAGGTCCCCCGGCGGGGCTACCTGCCCGCGCTGGCGTGCCAGAGCTGCCGGGCACCGGCCCGCTGCGGGCACTGCGGCGGCCCGTTCGCGCTGCGCGGCGGCCACGTGGCCCCGTACTGCCGCTGGTGCGGCCGGATCGCGGGTGACTGGCGCTGCCCGTCCTGCGGGGGCGTCCGGGTGCGTGCCCTGGTGGTCGGTGCCCGCCGTACGGCCGAGGAGCTGGGGCGGGCCTTCCCCTCTGTGCCGGTCAGGACGTCGGGCAGGGACGGGGTGCTCGCCACGGTCGGCGCGGGCCGCGCCCTGGTGGTGGCCACCCCGGGGGCCGAGCCGGTGCCCGAGGGCGGGTACGCGGCGGCGGTGCTGCTGGACGGCTGGGCACTGCTCGGCCGGCCCGACCTGCGCGCCGCCGAGGAGACGCTGCGCCGGTGGATGAACGCGGCGGCCCTGCTGCGGACCTCGGCCGAGTTGGTCGTGCTGGCCGACTCCTCACTGGCCGCCGTGCAGGCTCTGCTGCGCTGGGATCCGGTGAACCATGCCGAGAGAGAACTGGCCGACAGGACAGAACTCGGTTTCCCCCCCGCGGTGAAAATGGCGACGCTCACCGGATCTCCGGCCGCGGTCAGGGAAATGATCGGCGAGATGATCCTGCCCCCCGAGGCACAGGTGCTCGGCCCCGTCCCCGTGGCCTCTCCCAAGGGGGACCAAGTGCGGGAACGCGCCATGGTCCGGATCGCGAGGGGGTCCGGATCGGCACTGGCCACGGCGCTGAAAGGGGCCGCCGGAGTACGCTCCGCGCGCAAGGCTCCGGAGGTGGTCAAGGTATGCATTGACCCCCTAGATGTGATTTGA
- the rpe gene encoding ribulose-phosphate 3-epimerase, which produces MAVQISPSILSADFARLAEAAAAVPNADWLHVDVMDNHFVPNLTLGLPVVESLLKATSTPLDCHLMIEDPDRWAPAYAEAGVGSVTIHVEAAKAPVRTLRQIRQAGARAGLALNPATPVEPYEDLLGELDMLLLMTVDPGFGGQKFLDIVLPKIRRARELVDRHGGQIWLQVDGGVSDTTIERCAEAGADVFVAGNAVYGAEDPARAVDGLRALATSAEPPGRRLGGH; this is translated from the coding sequence ATGGCCGTACAGATCTCGCCCAGCATCCTGTCCGCCGACTTCGCCCGCCTCGCCGAGGCGGCCGCGGCGGTGCCCAACGCCGACTGGCTGCACGTGGACGTCATGGACAACCACTTCGTGCCCAACCTGACCCTCGGGCTGCCGGTCGTCGAGTCCCTGCTCAAGGCGACCTCGACGCCGCTCGACTGCCACCTCATGATCGAAGACCCGGATCGCTGGGCCCCCGCCTACGCCGAGGCCGGTGTCGGGAGCGTGACCATCCACGTGGAGGCGGCCAAGGCCCCGGTGCGCACGCTGCGCCAGATCCGCCAGGCGGGCGCTCGCGCGGGCCTGGCACTGAACCCGGCCACCCCCGTCGAGCCGTACGAGGACCTGCTCGGCGAGCTCGACATGCTGCTGCTGATGACCGTCGACCCCGGTTTCGGCGGGCAGAAGTTCCTCGACATCGTGCTGCCCAAGATCCGCAGGGCTCGCGAGCTCGTCGACCGGCACGGCGGGCAGATATGGCTCCAGGTGGACGGCGGCGTCTCCGACACGACGATCGAGCGCTGCGCGGAGGCGGGCGCCGACGTCTTCGTGGCGGGCAACGCCGTCTACGGGGCGGAGGACCCGGCCCGCGCGGTCGACGGCCTGCGCGCCCTGGCCACGTCCGCCGAGCCGCCGGGCCGCCGCCTCGGCGGCCACTGA
- a CDS encoding RsmB/NOP family class I SAM-dependent RNA methyltransferase: MSSGNGRNVPRGGDHGPAGRSRGAGGRGKGGRPPKPVRDEARNAAYDLMRAVDERDAYANLLMPALLRERRLSGRDAGLATELAYGTLRGLGTYDEIIAACSDRAPEDVDPPLLDAVRLGVHQLLKTRVPPHAAVGTTVDLVRLRVGIGASKYANAVLRKVSTRSLEQWIPIVAPDPADDPVGHLAVAHSHPRWIVDALRDAVGGDFDETAALLAADNERPKVTLVARPGRSSVKELLDAGAEPARYSPYAAYLPEGDPGAVLAVAESRAAVQDEASQLVALALTRVPVEGSDSRWLDLCAGPGGKAGLLDAIATRGDEAGLGGPGAEGPLLAATPGPATGTARVTDMAPAAGAASSIGTASATDTAQATDTAQATSTASSTGTAQDIGTAPVTGTATGAASGPGPGPVAFPGGARLLAAELQYHRARLVWKTTRQAAVITADGTAPAWRPGVFDRVMLDAPCTGLGALRRRPEARWRRDPRSLPELGRIQRALLDSAIDAVRPGGVVAYVTCSPHLAETVAVVGDVLRRRDDVEALDAREHLPEVEGLGEGPYARFWPHRHGTDAMFLALLRRR, from the coding sequence ATGAGCAGTGGTAACGGCCGTAACGTCCCGCGCGGCGGGGATCACGGCCCGGCGGGCCGCTCACGCGGTGCCGGAGGCAGGGGCAAGGGCGGACGCCCGCCCAAGCCGGTCCGCGACGAGGCGCGCAACGCCGCGTACGACCTGATGCGCGCGGTCGACGAGCGGGACGCCTACGCCAACCTGCTGATGCCCGCGCTGCTGCGCGAGCGCCGCCTCTCCGGGCGCGACGCGGGCCTGGCCACCGAGCTGGCCTACGGCACCCTGCGCGGCCTCGGCACCTACGACGAGATCATCGCGGCCTGCAGCGACCGGGCGCCGGAGGACGTCGACCCGCCGCTGCTGGACGCCGTCCGCCTGGGCGTGCACCAGCTGCTCAAGACGCGGGTCCCCCCGCACGCCGCCGTCGGCACCACGGTCGACCTGGTGCGGCTGCGGGTGGGCATCGGCGCGTCGAAGTACGCCAACGCCGTGCTGCGCAAGGTCTCCACCCGCTCCCTGGAGCAGTGGATCCCGATCGTGGCGCCCGACCCGGCCGACGACCCGGTGGGTCACCTGGCGGTGGCCCACAGCCACCCGAGGTGGATCGTCGACGCCCTGCGCGACGCGGTGGGCGGTGACTTCGACGAGACGGCCGCCCTGCTCGCGGCCGACAACGAGCGTCCCAAGGTGACCCTGGTCGCCCGCCCCGGCCGCTCGTCGGTCAAGGAGCTCCTCGACGCGGGCGCGGAACCCGCCAGATACTCCCCGTACGCGGCCTACCTGCCCGAGGGCGACCCCGGTGCGGTCCTCGCCGTGGCCGAGTCGCGCGCGGCCGTCCAGGACGAGGCCAGCCAGCTCGTCGCGCTGGCCCTGACGCGGGTCCCGGTGGAGGGCTCCGACTCCCGCTGGCTCGACCTGTGCGCGGGGCCCGGCGGCAAGGCGGGCCTGCTCGACGCCATCGCGACCCGCGGCGACGAGGCGGGCCTGGGCGGACCCGGCGCCGAAGGGCCCCTCCTGGCCGCGACGCCCGGACCGGCCACCGGCACGGCCCGGGTCACCGATATGGCCCCGGCCGCCGGTGCGGCCTCGTCCATCGGCACGGCCTCGGCCACCGATACGGCCCAGGCCACCGATACGGCCCAGGCCACCAGCACGGCCTCGTCCACGGGCACGGCCCAGGACATCGGTACGGCCCCGGTCACCGGTACGGCCACGGGCGCGGCCTCCGGGCCGGGCCCGGGCCCGGTGGCCTTCCCCGGCGGGGCGCGCCTGCTCGCCGCCGAGCTGCAGTACCACCGGGCGCGGCTGGTGTGGAAGACGACCCGGCAGGCCGCGGTGATCACCGCGGACGGCACCGCGCCCGCCTGGCGGCCCGGGGTCTTCGACCGGGTCATGCTCGACGCCCCCTGCACCGGCCTGGGCGCGCTGCGCCGCCGCCCAGAGGCCCGCTGGCGCCGCGATCCCCGAAGCCTTCCCGAGCTGGGCAGGATCCAGCGCGCCCTGCTCGACTCGGCGATCGACGCGGTCCGTCCCGGTGGCGTCGTCGCGTACGTGACCTGCTCGCCGCACCTGGCCGAGACCGTCGCCGTGGTCGGCGACGTGCTGCGCCGCCGCGACGACGTCGAGGCGCTGGACGCCCGTGAGCACCTGCCCGAGGTCGAGGGGCTGGGCGAGGGGCCGTACGCGCGGTTCTGGCCGCACCGGCACGGCACCGACGCCATGTTCCTGGCCCTGCTGCGCCGCCGCTGA
- the tnpB gene encoding IS607 family element RNA-guided endonuclease TnpB — protein sequence MRVHQAYHYALDPTPEQARLLASHCGAARFAFNWGLARVKAAMDQRAAERSYGIADGALTEVPWSLYDLRRAWNASKDAVAPWWAENSKEAYNTGLDGLARALKNWAASRKGVRAGKTVGFPRFKAKHRAALSCRFTTGTIRVEVDRRHVTLPRLGTIRTHESTRKLARHLERRTGRVLSATVRAEGGRWFVAFTCEIDRAERVPARPDAVVGVDLGVKDLAVLSTGEVIASPRHHRSALKRLRRLNKQLARRVGPRTPDGARRQASARWAKTKAALGRAHARVANQRRDGLHKLTTRLAVTYGMVVVEDLNVSGMLANRGLARAVADTGMAEVRRQLTYKTGWSGGGLVVADRWFPSSKTCSGCGAVKAKLALSDREYTCSECGLVLDRDLNAALNLAALAAGVAQSCGETVNARGGAVSPVVRARLAPVKRELPEGRTPPRQRGGSLTLTEKH from the coding sequence GTGCGGGTTCATCAGGCCTACCACTACGCCCTCGACCCCACCCCCGAGCAGGCGCGTCTGCTGGCCTCGCATTGCGGGGCGGCGCGGTTCGCGTTCAACTGGGGCCTGGCCCGCGTCAAGGCGGCGATGGACCAGCGTGCGGCTGAGCGGTCCTACGGCATCGCGGATGGGGCGTTGACCGAGGTGCCGTGGTCGTTGTATGACCTGCGACGCGCCTGGAACGCATCCAAAGACGCCGTCGCCCCGTGGTGGGCGGAGAACTCCAAGGAGGCCTACAACACCGGCCTGGACGGCCTCGCGCGGGCGTTGAAGAACTGGGCGGCTTCCCGTAAAGGCGTGCGGGCAGGCAAGACGGTCGGGTTCCCCCGATTCAAGGCCAAGCACCGCGCTGCCTTGTCGTGCCGGTTCACCACCGGCACCATCCGGGTGGAGGTCGATCGCCGTCACGTGACGCTGCCCCGGCTGGGAACCATCCGCACCCACGAGTCCACCCGCAAACTCGCCCGCCACCTGGAGCGCCGGACGGGACGCGTCCTGTCGGCCACCGTTCGCGCCGAGGGAGGCCGGTGGTTCGTGGCGTTCACCTGCGAGATCGACCGTGCCGAACGCGTCCCGGCCAGGCCGGACGCCGTCGTCGGGGTCGATCTGGGGGTGAAGGATCTCGCGGTGCTGTCCACCGGCGAGGTCATCGCCAGCCCCAGGCACCACCGCTCGGCGCTGAAACGGCTGCGCAGGCTGAACAAACAGCTCGCCCGCCGCGTCGGCCCCCGCACCCCGGACGGCGCCAGACGGCAGGCCTCAGCCCGCTGGGCCAAAACCAAGGCGGCGCTCGGCAGGGCACACGCACGGGTCGCCAACCAGCGGCGTGATGGCCTGCACAAGCTCACCACTCGGTTGGCGGTCACCTATGGCATGGTGGTGGTCGAGGACCTGAACGTCTCCGGGATGCTCGCCAATCGCGGCCTCGCCCGCGCGGTCGCCGATACCGGGATGGCCGAAGTGCGGCGGCAACTCACTTACAAGACCGGGTGGAGCGGCGGCGGGCTGGTGGTCGCCGACCGTTGGTTTCCTTCCAGTAAGACGTGTTCGGGATGCGGCGCGGTGAAGGCCAAACTCGCCCTGTCCGACCGTGAATACACCTGTAGCGAGTGTGGCCTGGTCCTGGATCGGGATCTGAATGCCGCGCTGAATCTGGCCGCGCTCGCGGCCGGCGTCGCCCAGAGTTGCGGGGAGACGGTAAACGCCCGTGGAGGAGCGGTAAGCCCTGTCGTTCGCGCCAGGCTCGCCCCGGTGAAACGGGAACTCCCGGAAGGGAGAACGCCGCCACGGCAACGCGGCGGCTCGCTAACCCTCACAGAGAAACATTGA
- the asnB gene encoding asparagine synthase (glutamine-hydrolyzing), which yields MCGICGWVDFERDLRQEQAVAQAMTDTMACRGPDDEGLWLAPHAAIGHRRLAIIDIEGGRQPMIADEDGQPLAVLTYSGEIYNFIELRAELTARGHRFRTQSDTEVLLRAYLEWGEGFAERLNGMFAFAIWDTRREELLLVRDRMGIKPLYYQPFPGGVLFGSEPKAILANPLVGTPTVDADGLRELIAFVKTPERAVYQGMYEVRPGYTVRVTREYLCRRPYWSLESHEHTDDLTTTVGTVRELLDDIVTRQLISDVPLCTLLSGGLDSSTITALAARGLEGLGAGKVRSFSVDFTGYSENFTPDEMRDTPDTPYVHDVVRHIGADHSDIVLNSADLIEPAERAGVLRARDLPIGIGDMDTSLYLLFRAIRSHSTVALSGESADEVFGGYRWFFDPEAVSADTFPWLVAPGFGRFAGVGALLDEDLARKLDIPGYRADSYRQALDEVPRLPGEEGLERRMREISYLHLTRFVQILLDRKDRMSMAHGLEVRVPFCDHRLVEYVFNAPWALKTFDGREKSLLRAAAADLLPPSVLGRRKSPYPSTQDPSYEEAVRAEVVRLLDGGEIAAAPLIDPDKVRAVLDRPEADGGPTGSRASLEGLLQFNAWLERYRVRVNI from the coding sequence ATGTGCGGAATCTGCGGATGGGTGGACTTCGAGCGCGATCTCCGGCAGGAACAGGCCGTCGCGCAGGCCATGACCGACACCATGGCCTGCCGCGGGCCCGACGACGAGGGGCTGTGGCTCGCCCCGCACGCCGCGATAGGTCACCGGCGCCTCGCCATCATCGACATCGAGGGCGGACGCCAGCCGATGATCGCGGACGAGGACGGGCAACCGCTCGCCGTCCTCACCTACAGCGGCGAGATCTACAACTTCATCGAGTTGCGCGCGGAACTGACCGCCCGCGGCCACCGCTTCCGAACCCAGAGCGACACCGAGGTCCTGCTGCGGGCCTACCTCGAATGGGGCGAGGGCTTCGCCGAACGGCTGAACGGCATGTTCGCCTTCGCGATCTGGGACACCCGCCGTGAGGAGCTGCTGCTCGTCCGGGACCGGATGGGCATCAAGCCGCTGTACTACCAGCCGTTCCCCGGCGGAGTGCTGTTCGGCTCCGAGCCCAAGGCGATCCTCGCCAACCCCCTGGTCGGGACGCCCACGGTCGACGCGGACGGTCTGCGCGAGCTGATCGCCTTCGTCAAGACCCCGGAAAGGGCCGTCTACCAGGGCATGTACGAGGTGCGCCCCGGCTACACCGTCCGGGTGACCCGTGAATACCTGTGCCGCCGCCCCTACTGGAGCCTGGAGTCCCACGAGCACACCGACGACCTCACCACCACCGTCGGGACCGTGCGCGAGCTGCTGGACGACATCGTCACCCGCCAGCTCATCTCCGACGTGCCGCTGTGCACCCTGCTCTCCGGCGGCCTCGACTCCAGCACCATCACGGCGCTGGCCGCCCGCGGGCTGGAGGGGCTCGGGGCCGGGAAGGTCCGGTCGTTCTCCGTCGACTTCACCGGATACAGCGAGAACTTCACGCCCGACGAGATGCGCGACACCCCCGACACGCCGTACGTGCACGACGTCGTGCGGCACATCGGCGCCGACCACAGCGACATCGTCCTGAACTCCGCCGATCTCATCGAGCCGGCGGAGCGCGCCGGGGTGCTGAGGGCGCGTGACCTGCCGATCGGCATCGGGGACATGGACACCTCTCTCTACCTGCTGTTCCGCGCCATCCGGAGCCACTCCACGGTGGCGCTGTCCGGCGAGTCCGCCGACGAGGTCTTCGGCGGCTACCGGTGGTTCTTCGATCCCGAGGCGGTCTCCGCGGACACCTTCCCGTGGCTGGTGGCTCCCGGGTTCGGACGGTTCGCCGGGGTGGGGGCGCTCCTCGACGAGGACCTGGCGCGCAAGCTGGACATCCCCGGCTACCGCGCGGACAGCTACCGGCAGGCACTCGACGAGGTGCCCCGGCTGCCGGGCGAGGAGGGCCTGGAACGGCGCATGCGGGAGATCTCCTACCTGCACCTCACCCGGTTCGTGCAGATCCTGCTGGACCGCAAGGACCGGATGAGCATGGCCCACGGGCTGGAGGTCCGGGTGCCGTTCTGCGACCACCGGCTGGTGGAGTACGTCTTCAACGCCCCCTGGGCGTTGAAGACCTTCGACGGGCGGGAGAAGAGCCTGCTGCGCGCCGCCGCCGCGGACCTCCTGCCGCCCTCGGTCCTCGGGCGCCGCAAGAGCCCCTACCCGTCGACGCAGGACCCCTCCTACGAGGAGGCCGTGCGCGCCGAGGTGGTCCGGCTGCTCGACGGCGGGGAGATCGCCGCCGCGCCGCTGATCGACCCGGACAAGGTACGGGCCGTGCTCGACCGGCCGGAGGCGGACGGCGGCCCCACGGGAAGCCGGGCGTCGCTGGAGGGGCTTCTCCAGTTCAACGCCTGGCTGGAGAGGTATCGCGTCCGGGTCAACATCTGA
- the fmt gene encoding methionyl-tRNA formyltransferase, protein MRLVFAGTPDTALPSLRALIDSPRHDVVAVVTRPDAQSGRGRKVHPSPVAELAEEAGIEVLRPPKAGDPEFLDRLAELAPDCCPVVAYGALLPQAALDIPRYGWVNLHFSLLPAWRGAAPVQHAVLHGDAITGAATFRIVKELDAGPVYGVVTEEIRPADTSGELLARLAESGAGLLAATLDGIEDGKLEAVPQPAEGVSLAPKISVDDARVDWSAPAMRVDRLVRACAPAPGAWTGFRGQRIKLGPVRPVPDASGLAPGQIAASKNSVLVGTATYPVELGEVQPQGKRLMGAGEWARGVRPTDEDRLA, encoded by the coding sequence TTGCGCCTGGTCTTCGCCGGAACCCCGGACACCGCCCTGCCCTCGCTGCGGGCCCTGATCGACTCGCCTCGCCACGACGTCGTCGCCGTCGTCACGCGCCCGGACGCCCAGTCGGGCCGGGGCCGCAAGGTCCATCCGAGCCCCGTCGCCGAGCTCGCCGAGGAGGCGGGCATCGAGGTGCTCAGGCCGCCCAAGGCGGGTGACCCGGAGTTTCTCGACCGGCTCGCCGAGCTCGCCCCCGACTGCTGCCCGGTGGTCGCCTACGGCGCGCTCCTGCCGCAGGCCGCCCTGGACATTCCCCGGTACGGCTGGGTCAACCTGCACTTCTCGCTGCTGCCGGCCTGGCGCGGCGCGGCGCCGGTGCAGCACGCCGTGCTCCACGGTGACGCGATCACCGGTGCGGCCACCTTCCGGATCGTCAAGGAGCTGGACGCCGGCCCGGTCTACGGCGTGGTCACCGAGGAGATCCGCCCCGCCGACACCAGCGGGGAGCTGCTCGCCCGGCTCGCCGAGTCCGGTGCGGGGCTGCTGGCGGCCACCCTCGACGGGATCGAGGACGGCAAGCTGGAGGCCGTGCCGCAGCCCGCGGAGGGGGTGAGCCTCGCCCCGAAGATCAGCGTCGACGACGCCAGGGTCGACTGGTCCGCGCCCGCCATGCGGGTCGACCGCCTGGTCCGTGCCTGTGCCCCGGCCCCGGGCGCGTGGACCGGGTTCCGCGGCCAGCGGATCAAGCTGGGGCCCGTGCGACCGGTTCCCGACGCCTCCGGCCTGGCCCCCGGCCAGATCGCGGCGTCCAAGAACTCCGTCCTGGTCGGCACCGCCACCTACCCGGTCGAGCTGGGCGAGGTGCAGCCGCAGGGCAAGCGTCTGATGGGCGCGGGGGAGTGGGCCCGCGGAGTGCGGCCCACCGACGAGGATCGGCTGGCCTGA
- the def gene encoding peptide deformylase: protein MAIQPIRLFGDPVLRTPAEPVKDFDKELRKLVKDLTDTMMDAPGAGLAAPQIGVGLRVFTYYVDDQLGHLINPNLDLSEDKDEEGEEGCLSFPGLSFPTPRSIRAVATGFSMHGEPVTLEGTDLMARCFQHETDHLDGVLFIDRMDVKQRKLAMKAIREADWNGLSAPAFKFSPHATQGKAL, encoded by the coding sequence TTGGCCATTCAGCCGATCCGCCTTTTCGGCGACCCGGTGCTGCGCACTCCCGCCGAGCCGGTCAAGGACTTCGACAAAGAGCTGCGCAAGCTCGTCAAAGACCTCACCGACACGATGATGGACGCGCCGGGGGCCGGGCTGGCGGCGCCGCAGATCGGGGTCGGCCTGCGGGTCTTCACCTACTACGTGGACGACCAGCTCGGGCACCTGATCAACCCCAACCTCGACCTGTCGGAGGACAAGGACGAGGAGGGGGAGGAGGGCTGCCTGTCGTTCCCCGGCCTGTCCTTCCCCACGCCCAGGTCGATACGGGCCGTGGCGACCGGTTTCAGCATGCACGGCGAGCCGGTGACCCTTGAGGGCACCGACCTGATGGCCCGCTGCTTCCAGCACGAGACCGACCACCTCGACGGCGTGCTGTTCATCGACCGGATGGACGTCAAGCAGCGCAAACTCGCCATGAAGGCGATCCGCGAGGCCGACTGGAACGGACTGTCGGCCCCCGCGTTCAAGTTCTCCCCGCACGCCACCCAAGGGAAGGCTCTGTAG